A region from the Variovorax paradoxus genome encodes:
- a CDS encoding PLP-dependent cysteine synthase family protein, giving the protein MQQTPSTSSCSGWLGGAIRRIEADYQRSADTHLIPLPLPALAAAGIDLYLKDESTHPTGSLKHRLARSLFLYALCNGWVREGTTIVEASSGSTAVSEAYFARLLGLPFIAVMPRSTSPEKVAQIAFYGARCHFVDHAAQVYEEAHALAEQTGGHYMDQFTYAERATDWRGNNNIAESMFQQMARERHPVPAWIVVGAGTGGTSATIGRYVRFRCHDTQVCVPDPEGSVFSAYHRTGDATLTAAGSRIEGIGRPRVEPSFIRTLVDRMIEVPNLDSVAAMHALSALLGRKVGPSTGTNFVGMLAIAGEMRAAGRQGSILSLLCDAGERYLPSYHDAAWVQNAFGDIGPAQQRIDALVAG; this is encoded by the coding sequence ATGCAGCAAACACCCTCCACTTCCTCCTGCAGCGGCTGGCTCGGCGGCGCGATCCGCCGCATCGAGGCCGACTACCAGCGCAGCGCCGACACGCACCTGATCCCGCTGCCGCTGCCCGCGCTCGCCGCGGCCGGCATCGACCTGTACCTGAAGGATGAATCGACCCACCCCACCGGCAGCCTCAAGCACCGGCTCGCGCGTTCGCTCTTTCTCTATGCGCTGTGCAACGGCTGGGTGCGCGAAGGCACCACCATCGTCGAGGCCTCCAGCGGCTCAACGGCGGTCAGCGAAGCCTATTTCGCGCGGCTGCTGGGGCTGCCCTTCATCGCCGTGATGCCGCGCAGCACCTCGCCCGAGAAGGTGGCGCAGATCGCCTTCTACGGCGCGCGCTGCCACTTCGTCGACCATGCGGCGCAGGTCTACGAGGAAGCGCACGCCCTCGCCGAGCAGACCGGCGGCCACTACATGGACCAGTTCACCTACGCCGAGCGCGCCACCGACTGGCGCGGCAACAACAACATTGCCGAAAGCATGTTCCAGCAGATGGCGCGCGAGCGGCATCCGGTGCCGGCGTGGATCGTGGTGGGCGCGGGCACCGGCGGCACCAGCGCCACCATCGGGCGCTATGTGCGCTTTCGCTGCCACGACACGCAGGTGTGCGTGCCCGATCCCGAAGGCTCGGTGTTCTCGGCCTATCACCGCACCGGCGACGCCACGCTGACGGCGGCGGGCTCGCGCATCGAAGGCATCGGCCGCCCGCGCGTGGAGCCGAGCTTCATCCGCACGCTGGTCGACCGGATGATCGAGGTGCCCAACCTCGATTCGGTGGCGGCCATGCATGCGCTCTCGGCGCTGCTCGGCCGCAAGGTGGGCCCGTCGACCGGCACCAACTTCGTCGGCATGCTGGCCATTGCCGGCGAGATGCGCGCGGCCGGCCGGCAGGGCTCCATCCTTTCGCTGCTGTGCGACGCGGGCGAGCGCTACCTGCCGAGCTATCACGATGCGGCCTGGGTGCAGAACGCGTTCGGCGACATCGGGCCGGCGCAGCAGCGCATCGACGCACTGGTTGCGGGGTGA
- a CDS encoding penicillin acylase family protein: protein MRTRQLRPTSRRSLGQRHSIGATALAALALAGCASGPPVVQTPPRAPSSFAVPGLEKPAEVLVDRWGVPHLYAGTLYDAFVAQGFIAARDRLWQMDLWRKRGLGEMAQDFGPAWVESDRAARAVLYRGDMYREWLAYGSDAKRVAEAFTAGVNAYVAQVRAQPALLPKEFALLGYQPSTWSAEDVVRIRHHGLTLNFTSEVDRARAFCAGGQGIKADWLRRELDPPVTPKVPVGLDPCSLPAAELRAAYLRATEPPRFTKENTRLAGAAIPSAILQPGSAEAMARAAEEDEQQQALQGDPTAAYGSNNWVIAPRLTSTGRPILANDPHRAHGAPSLRYMAHLSAPGMDAIGAGEPFLPGLSIGHNGTIAFGLTRFYMDQEDLYVYQLNPRNPNEYRYQGRWEPMTRVTERIAVRGESAPREVVNTFTRHGPVLLSEPGKRRAFALRAAWLEPGMAPYFGSMDYMRAQNWDQFRAAMNRWGAPGENQVYADRHGNVGWIPGGLTPIRPNWDGLMPVPGDGRYEWSGFRNGDELPSEFNPARGYVVTANENNIPPDHPAAKKGIGYEWSDGARARRLKELFEKKAASGSRFTLEDSERMQNDIVATPAQRLLKLLAGLRSDDARTAAGLRLLQGWDGTMDRDSAAAALYEVWSAKTLRAAVLKAGAGEAAASLAAPGDNTRMVLLLENPFGWVSDAQRDALLLETLPPAMQELTAKLGPDMSAWKWGALHRAEFRHPLGGVVDAATRKKLEVGDWPMSGSAFTPMAASYRTNDYRLTSGASFRMVLDVGNWNASRAINTPGQSGDPDSPHYRDLAPLWLEGKYVPLVYSRAAVEKETVERIRLVPVGP, encoded by the coding sequence ATGAGAACAAGACAGCTGCGCCCCACGTCGCGGCGCTCGTTAGGTCAAAGGCATTCCATTGGCGCCACAGCGCTCGCGGCCCTCGCGCTCGCGGGCTGCGCATCGGGGCCTCCGGTTGTGCAGACGCCACCGCGCGCGCCCTCGTCCTTCGCGGTGCCCGGCCTGGAGAAGCCGGCGGAGGTGCTGGTCGACCGCTGGGGCGTGCCGCATCTCTATGCCGGCACGCTCTACGACGCCTTCGTTGCGCAGGGCTTCATTGCCGCGCGCGACCGGCTCTGGCAGATGGATCTCTGGCGCAAGCGCGGCCTGGGCGAAATGGCGCAGGACTTCGGCCCTGCCTGGGTCGAGAGCGACCGCGCCGCGCGCGCCGTGCTCTACCGCGGCGACATGTACCGCGAATGGCTGGCCTACGGCTCCGATGCCAAGCGCGTGGCCGAGGCCTTCACGGCCGGCGTCAACGCCTATGTGGCGCAGGTGCGTGCGCAGCCGGCGCTGCTGCCGAAGGAATTCGCGCTGCTGGGCTACCAGCCATCGACCTGGTCGGCCGAGGATGTGGTGCGCATTCGCCATCACGGCCTCACGCTCAATTTCACGTCCGAGGTCGACCGCGCGCGCGCCTTCTGTGCCGGCGGTCAGGGCATCAAGGCCGACTGGCTGCGCCGCGAGCTCGATCCGCCGGTCACGCCCAAGGTGCCCGTGGGGCTCGACCCCTGCTCCCTGCCGGCGGCCGAGTTGCGCGCGGCCTACCTGCGCGCCACGGAGCCGCCGCGCTTCACCAAGGAGAACACGCGGCTGGCCGGCGCGGCGATCCCGTCCGCGATCCTGCAGCCCGGCAGCGCCGAGGCTATGGCAAGAGCCGCAGAAGAAGACGAGCAGCAGCAGGCACTGCAGGGCGACCCGACGGCCGCCTATGGCAGCAACAACTGGGTTATCGCGCCGAGGCTCACCTCCACCGGACGCCCGATCCTCGCCAACGATCCGCATCGCGCCCATGGCGCTCCCAGCCTGCGCTACATGGCGCATCTCAGCGCGCCCGGCATGGACGCCATCGGCGCCGGCGAGCCCTTCCTGCCGGGCCTTTCGATCGGCCACAACGGCACCATCGCCTTCGGCCTCACGCGCTTCTACATGGACCAGGAAGACCTGTACGTCTACCAGCTGAATCCGAGGAACCCCAACGAATACCGCTACCAGGGCCGATGGGAACCGATGACGCGCGTCACCGAGCGCATCGCCGTGCGCGGCGAGAGCGCGCCGCGCGAGGTGGTGAACACCTTCACCCGGCACGGCCCGGTGCTGCTGTCCGAACCTGGCAAGCGGCGTGCCTTCGCGCTGCGCGCTGCATGGCTCGAACCCGGCATGGCGCCGTACTTCGGTTCGATGGACTACATGCGCGCACAGAACTGGGACCAGTTCCGCGCCGCCATGAACCGCTGGGGCGCACCCGGCGAGAACCAGGTCTATGCCGACCGCCATGGCAACGTCGGCTGGATACCGGGCGGCCTCACGCCGATCCGCCCCAACTGGGATGGCCTCATGCCGGTGCCGGGCGACGGCCGCTACGAGTGGTCGGGCTTTCGCAACGGCGACGAACTGCCCTCGGAGTTCAACCCCGCGCGCGGCTATGTCGTGACCGCGAACGAGAACAACATTCCACCCGATCATCCGGCCGCGAAGAAAGGCATCGGCTACGAGTGGAGCGACGGTGCGCGTGCGCGCCGCCTCAAGGAACTGTTCGAGAAAAAGGCCGCCTCGGGCTCGCGCTTCACGCTCGAGGATTCGGAGCGCATGCAGAACGACATCGTTGCCACGCCCGCCCAGCGCCTGCTCAAGCTCCTGGCGGGCCTGCGCAGCGACGATGCGCGCACGGCCGCCGGCCTGCGGCTGCTGCAAGGCTGGGACGGCACCATGGACCGCGACAGCGCCGCCGCTGCGCTGTACGAAGTGTGGAGCGCCAAGACGCTGCGCGCGGCGGTGCTCAAGGCCGGTGCGGGTGAGGCGGCGGCCTCGCTGGCTGCGCCGGGCGACAACACGCGCATGGTGCTGCTGCTGGAGAACCCCTTCGGCTGGGTCAGCGATGCGCAGCGCGATGCGCTGCTTCTGGAAACCCTGCCGCCCGCGATGCAGGAGCTCACGGCCAAGCTCGGGCCCGACATGTCTGCGTGGAAGTGGGGCGCGCTGCACCGCGCGGAGTTCCGCCATCCACTCGGCGGCGTGGTCGATGCGGCCACGCGCAAGAAGCTGGAAGTCGGCGACTGGCCGATGTCGGGTTCGGCCTTCACGCCCATGGCGGCCAGCTATCGCACCAACGACTACAGGCTCACGTCGGGGGCTTCGTTCCGGATGGTGCTGGACGTGGGAAATTGGAATGCCTCGCGGGCGATCAATACGCCGGGGCAGTCGGGGGATCCGGACAGTCCGCACTATCGGGACCTGGCGCCGCTCTGGCTCGAGGGGAAGTATGTGCCGCTGGTTTATAGCCGGGCTGCGGTGGAGAAGGAGACTGTGGAGAGGATTCGGTTGGTGCCTGTTGGGCCTTAG